From a single Haloarcula sp. DT43 genomic region:
- a CDS encoding ABC transporter ATP-binding protein has product MDEVLVASDVRRRYGDTVALDGVSLTATAGEVLALVGPNGAGKTTLVRALTGTTDATGEVRLFGQSPRAVARDRIGLLPQSFAPHERLTARELLAYYAGLYDETRDVEAVLDDVGLADTAGTTYENLSGGQQRRTCVATALINDPDLLVLDEPTTGIDPAGRRDLWRLLEGLADRGVTILVTTHYMEEAQRLADRVGLLADGSLVALDSPDRLVAEHGGDSRLVVDGTFDEAAVSAIDYPAETALQNGRLVVYGIRPESIGSVTEQLTQAGIEYDSLTWKQPDLEDVYLELTGTAVGQRGEPRRTEPAAGGVR; this is encoded by the coding sequence ATGGACGAGGTACTGGTCGCGTCGGACGTGCGGCGACGCTACGGCGACACGGTCGCGCTCGACGGCGTCTCGCTGACGGCGACCGCCGGGGAGGTGCTCGCGCTGGTCGGTCCAAACGGGGCCGGCAAGACCACGCTCGTGCGGGCGTTGACCGGCACGACGGACGCGACCGGCGAGGTGCGGCTGTTCGGCCAGTCGCCCAGGGCGGTCGCCCGCGACCGAATCGGGCTGTTGCCACAGTCGTTTGCGCCCCACGAGCGGCTGACCGCGCGGGAACTGCTTGCGTACTACGCCGGCCTCTACGACGAGACCCGGGACGTCGAGGCCGTGCTCGATGACGTGGGTCTGGCCGACACCGCCGGCACGACCTACGAGAACCTCTCGGGCGGCCAGCAGCGGCGGACCTGCGTCGCCACGGCGCTCATCAACGACCCGGACCTCCTCGTGCTAGACGAGCCGACCACCGGCATCGACCCGGCCGGTCGGCGCGATCTCTGGCGGCTGCTCGAGGGGCTGGCCGACCGCGGCGTGACGATACTCGTCACGACACACTACATGGAGGAGGCCCAGCGCCTGGCGGACCGCGTCGGCCTTCTCGCCGACGGGTCGCTCGTCGCCCTCGATTCGCCGGACCGACTCGTCGCCGAGCACGGCGGCGACAGCCGCCTCGTCGTGGACGGGACCTTCGACGAGGCCGCCGTCTCGGCCATCGACTACCCGGCGGAGACGGCACTTCAAAACGGCCGGCTGGTCGTCTACGGTATCCGCCCGGAGTCTATCGGCAGCGTCACGGAGCAACTCACACAGGCGGGCATCGAGTACGACAGCCTCACCTGGAAACAGCCCGACCTGGAGGACGTGTACCTCGAACTCACTGGCACGGCCGTCGGCCAGCGCGGCGAGCCACGCCGGACAGAGCCAGCAGCGGGTGGTGTCCGATGA
- a CDS encoding ABC transporter permease: MSRLGRLTSETRAASLAFLRRRTAVFFTFFFPVIIVVIFGVLVQTQPGGGGLFTEPPSFYAPGYLAVVVLFTPLSRVGSEVARHRDGNRFEKLATTPLTRTEWLLAQTLVNVVIIGIAGLLILGLMVWLTGATIRPSVLLLPFVGLGVALFCAVGAMLGSLADSQDGVIAASNGLALPLLFLSETFVPQTLLPAWLPTWLSPLTYFSRGVRAATTGTGEPLGPLAVLAACAVVGFVVGARLLPRTD, translated from the coding sequence ATGAGCCGGCTCGGCCGCCTCACCTCGGAGACCCGCGCCGCGTCGCTGGCCTTCCTCCGGCGGCGAACGGCCGTCTTCTTCACGTTCTTCTTCCCGGTCATCATCGTCGTCATCTTCGGCGTGCTGGTCCAGACTCAGCCGGGCGGCGGCGGGCTGTTCACCGAGCCGCCGAGCTTCTACGCGCCGGGGTACCTGGCCGTCGTCGTCCTGTTTACGCCGCTGTCCCGGGTCGGCAGCGAGGTGGCCCGCCACCGGGACGGGAACCGCTTCGAGAAACTGGCGACGACGCCGCTTACCCGCACCGAGTGGCTGCTCGCACAGACCCTTGTCAACGTCGTCATCATCGGCATCGCCGGCCTCCTGATTCTGGGCCTGATGGTGTGGCTCACCGGCGCGACCATCCGACCGTCGGTCCTGTTGCTCCCCTTCGTCGGCCTCGGCGTCGCGCTGTTCTGTGCCGTCGGCGCGATGCTCGGCAGTCTCGCGGACTCACAGGACGGCGTCATCGCGGCGAGCAACGGCCTCGCGCTCCCGCTGCTTTTCCTCTCGGAGACGTTCGTCCCACAGACGCTCCTGCCCGCGTGGCTGCCGACGTGGCTGTCGCCGCTGACGTACTTCTCGCGGGGCGTGCGGGCGGCGACCACGGGGACCGGCGAACCGCTCGGACCGCTCGCCGTTCTCGCGGCCTGTGCCGTCGTCGGCTTCGTCGTCGGCGCGCGGCTCCTCCCGCGGACGGACTGA
- a CDS encoding protein-tyrosine phosphatase family protein, whose amino-acid sequence MPIVNPHRFAPATSSEECVYGSCAPGWHTAATHQDAIDDWVTHMQAHDIERICCLLPGPQLDEAGANVQRYREAFGASSVRHVPVPDHRLVPEDRLHDDILPFLVDACENEERVVVHCLAGIGRTGQVLAAWLVYHYDYGPDRAIEAVQEMGRDPEDAVKAGNATEEELTDLLASVARL is encoded by the coding sequence ATGCCCATCGTGAATCCACACCGCTTCGCGCCTGCAACCTCCAGCGAAGAGTGCGTCTACGGGTCCTGTGCGCCGGGCTGGCACACGGCCGCCACGCACCAGGACGCTATCGACGACTGGGTCACACACATGCAGGCACACGACATCGAGCGGATATGCTGTCTGCTTCCCGGACCGCAACTCGACGAGGCTGGAGCGAACGTCCAGCGGTACCGGGAGGCTTTCGGCGCGTCGTCAGTCCGCCACGTACCGGTCCCCGACCACCGACTCGTCCCCGAAGACCGCCTCCACGACGACATCCTCCCCTTCCTCGTCGACGCCTGTGAGAACGAAGAGCGGGTCGTCGTCCACTGCCTCGCCGGCATCGGCCGCACCGGGCAAGTGCTGGCCGCGTGGTTGGTGTATCACTACGACTACGGGCCCGACCGTGCTATCGAGGCCGTCCAGGAGATGGGTCGTGACCCCGAAGACGCCGTCAAGGCGGGGAACGCGACCGAAGAAGAGCTGACAGACCTACTCGCTTCCGTCGCGCGGTTGTGA
- the cofD gene encoding 2-phospho-L-lactate transferase produces MVTFLAGGTGTPKLLAGADDVFSPAATTVVANTGDDIELGGHLVCPDLDTVLFLEGSVLDRERWWGIDGDTAETHAELTRLADAAGLDGGPRYLPDDAQTAGRDIARWRRFSGVVEFMHIGDRDRAVHVTRTSLLDEGRSLTEVTRTLADAFGLERSLLPMSDDPVASIVHTPDGPMHFQEWWVGHGGEPTVEDVEFRGAEAADATDAVLTALDDAVVVGPSNPVTSLGPMLAVDAIEQALHETPVVAVSPFIEDTVFSGPAADLMAGVGLEPSTAGVAEAYPFADAFVLDDGDSTPLDVPVVRTDTTLDDAADAERVNRAVETALSEVT; encoded by the coding sequence ATGGTGACGTTTCTTGCCGGCGGGACGGGAACCCCGAAGCTCCTCGCCGGTGCCGACGACGTGTTCTCGCCGGCGGCGACGACCGTCGTCGCCAACACCGGCGACGACATCGAACTCGGGGGCCACCTGGTCTGTCCTGACCTCGATACCGTGCTGTTCCTTGAGGGGAGCGTCCTCGATCGGGAAAGATGGTGGGGTATCGACGGCGATACCGCCGAGACACACGCCGAACTGACACGGCTCGCGGACGCGGCCGGGCTGGACGGCGGGCCGCGATACCTCCCCGACGACGCACAGACAGCGGGGCGTGACATCGCCCGCTGGCGGCGCTTCTCCGGCGTCGTGGAGTTCATGCACATCGGCGACCGCGACCGCGCGGTCCACGTCACGCGCACCTCCCTGCTCGACGAAGGGCGGTCACTGACCGAAGTGACGCGTACGCTCGCCGACGCGTTCGGCCTGGAGCGGTCGCTGCTCCCGATGAGCGACGACCCCGTCGCGTCCATCGTCCACACGCCCGACGGCCCGATGCACTTCCAGGAGTGGTGGGTCGGTCACGGCGGGGAGCCGACGGTCGAAGACGTCGAGTTCCGCGGGGCCGAGGCGGCCGACGCGACGGACGCCGTCCTGACCGCGCTCGACGACGCCGTCGTCGTCGGGCCGTCGAACCCGGTGACTTCGCTGGGGCCGATGCTCGCCGTCGACGCCATCGAGCAGGCGCTGCACGAGACCCCGGTCGTCGCCGTCTCGCCGTTCATCGAGGACACCGTGTTCTCGGGACCGGCGGCGGACCTGATGGCCGGCGTCGGGCTGGAACCGAGCACTGCCGGGGTGGCCGAGGCCTATCCGTTCGCCGACGCGTTCGTGCTGGACGACGGCGACTCGACGCCGCTCGACGTGCCGGTCGTCCGGACCGACACTACGCTCGACGACGCGGCCGACGCCGAGCGGGTGAACCGCGCCGTCGAGACGGCGCTCTCGGAGGTGACCTGA
- a CDS encoding tRNA-dihydrouridine synthase has product MFEPRVALASLSGEADASWARAVESHVGCAFLGGIALDGATRDAARAMTDRDRSEFLPEDPVAFIDGQLDALAGAPLRPAFNVRSATIAPVERAAAVCQRHGAIVEINAHCRQDEMCAAGAGESLLRERDRLAEFVSAAAATGATVSVKGRAELAGVSLPDVARTIEAAGGDVFHVDAMDSESVVADVADATDLFVVANNGVRGRETAEEYLGYGADAVSVGRPSDKPEILRAVRAGTDEWFASEVSP; this is encoded by the coding sequence ATGTTCGAACCGCGAGTCGCCCTGGCGAGTCTGAGCGGTGAGGCCGACGCGTCGTGGGCCCGCGCGGTCGAGTCCCACGTCGGGTGTGCGTTCCTCGGCGGCATCGCACTCGACGGCGCGACGCGCGACGCCGCCCGGGCGATGACCGACCGCGACCGCTCGGAGTTCCTGCCCGAAGACCCGGTCGCGTTCATCGACGGCCAGCTCGACGCGCTCGCCGGCGCGCCGTTGCGCCCGGCGTTCAACGTCCGGAGCGCGACGATAGCGCCCGTTGAGCGGGCCGCGGCCGTCTGTCAGCGCCACGGCGCAATCGTCGAAATCAACGCCCACTGTCGCCAAGACGAGATGTGCGCCGCCGGTGCCGGCGAGTCGCTGCTCCGGGAGCGCGACCGGCTGGCCGAGTTCGTGTCGGCCGCGGCGGCGACGGGAGCGACCGTTTCGGTGAAGGGACGGGCCGAACTCGCCGGCGTCTCGCTCCCCGACGTCGCTCGCACCATCGAAGCAGCCGGCGGGGACGTCTTCCACGTCGACGCGATGGACTCGGAGTCCGTCGTCGCCGACGTGGCCGATGCAACCGACCTGTTCGTCGTCGCGAACAACGGCGTTCGAGGCCGCGAGACGGCGGAAGAGTACCTCGGCTACGGTGCGGACGCGGTCAGCGTGGGGCGTCCGAGTGATAAGCCGGAGATACTCCGCGCGGTTCGGGCGGGGACCGACGAGTGGTTCGCGTCGGAGGTGTCGCCGTGA
- a CDS encoding triphosphoribosyl-dephospho-CoA synthase — MVRVGGVAVSERSVGQNAQLALLLEVSGTPKPGNVDREREYDDLRFEHFVAGAVGARPGLDRAAAGDPIGPAFEAAVDGMAGQSGGNTQFGALLVLTPLAAAAADERLSPSGVDAVVRETTVEDAAAFYRAFEHVDVAVDDPPDGLEPLDVRRGSDAVPDLRARGLTLFDVMESSADVDGVAAEWVSGFERVFDASETLLTGSGPVADRASDAFLELLAADVDTFVVTRQDRETAAEVQRRARAVLDGEEDATDLAEEFVERDINPGTTADIVAGALFVALERGLEV; from the coding sequence GTGGTTCGCGTCGGAGGTGTCGCCGTGAGCGAGCGGTCGGTCGGACAGAACGCCCAACTGGCGCTGCTACTAGAGGTCTCCGGCACGCCGAAACCCGGCAACGTCGACCGCGAGCGAGAGTACGACGACCTCCGGTTCGAGCACTTCGTCGCCGGCGCTGTCGGAGCGCGACCGGGGCTCGACCGCGCGGCCGCGGGCGACCCCATCGGTCCCGCGTTCGAGGCCGCGGTCGACGGGATGGCGGGACAGTCCGGCGGCAACACCCAGTTCGGCGCTCTGCTGGTGCTCACGCCGCTCGCGGCCGCGGCCGCGGACGAGCGACTGTCGCCGTCGGGCGTCGACGCCGTGGTCCGTGAGACGACTGTCGAGGACGCGGCGGCGTTCTACCGCGCTTTCGAACACGTCGACGTGGCCGTCGACGACCCGCCCGACGGGCTGGAACCGCTCGACGTTCGCCGCGGGAGCGACGCCGTTCCGGACCTCCGTGCGCGCGGGCTGACGCTGTTCGACGTCATGGAGTCAAGCGCCGACGTCGACGGCGTGGCCGCGGAGTGGGTCTCCGGCTTCGAACGCGTGTTCGACGCCAGCGAGACGCTACTGACTGGCTCTGGCCCGGTCGCCGACCGCGCGTCTGACGCCTTCCTCGAACTGCTCGCGGCGGACGTGGATACCTTCGTCGTCACCCGACAGGACCGCGAGACTGCCGCTGAGGTACAGCGCCGGGCACGGGCGGTTCTCGACGGTGAAGAGGACGCCACGGACCTGGCCGAGGAGTTCGTCGAGCGGGACATCAACCCCGGAACGACCGCCGACATCGTCGCGGGCGCGCTGTTTGTCGCGCTGGAACGGGGGCTCGAAGTGTGA
- a CDS encoding DUF447 domain-containing protein: MTGESSAGDGLDSETAWPVALAGVTETVVTTLGPNERWNVAALGVHAPDGDGPVTATTWGRTRTWRNFRERGGGYVQFTRDPVDFAEAALSVREADDPVLDSADAWVEVNVVRRDAGTEGDTQWVEWALEPIDSAVERRVVPATNRGHAAVVEATVAASRLDVPSYDRDPLLDRLAYFESVAETAGSERERAAFERIRDLVDVEW; this comes from the coding sequence GTGACTGGGGAGTCGTCGGCAGGTGACGGGCTGGACTCCGAGACGGCGTGGCCCGTCGCGCTCGCCGGCGTCACCGAGACGGTCGTGACCACGCTGGGGCCGAACGAGCGCTGGAACGTCGCCGCGCTGGGTGTCCACGCGCCCGACGGCGACGGGCCGGTCACGGCGACGACGTGGGGCCGGACCCGGACCTGGCGGAACTTCCGGGAGCGTGGCGGCGGCTACGTCCAGTTCACCCGGGACCCGGTGGACTTCGCCGAGGCGGCGCTGTCGGTTCGGGAAGCGGACGACCCCGTCCTCGACAGCGCGGACGCGTGGGTCGAAGTGAACGTCGTCCGGCGAGACGCCGGCACGGAGGGCGACACCCAGTGGGTCGAGTGGGCGCTCGAACCCATCGACAGCGCCGTCGAGCGGCGGGTCGTGCCGGCGACGAACCGCGGCCACGCCGCCGTCGTCGAGGCGACCGTCGCGGCCTCACGGCTGGACGTGCCGAGCTACGACCGCGACCCGCTGCTGGACCGGCTCGCGTACTTCGAGTCAGTCGCCGAAACCGCCGGTAGCGAGCGCGAGCGGGCGGCATTCGAGCGCATCCGCGACCTGGTCGACGTCGAGTGGTAG
- a CDS encoding 30S ribosomal protein S17e: protein MAIKPAYVKKTGTLLMERYPDAFGADFEHNKDVVEELTNIESKGVRNRIAGYVTRKMNNPVEA, encoded by the coding sequence ATGGCAATCAAACCCGCCTACGTCAAGAAGACCGGGACGCTCCTCATGGAGCGATACCCCGACGCCTTCGGTGCTGACTTCGAACACAACAAGGACGTCGTCGAGGAACTGACCAACATCGAGTCCAAGGGTGTCCGCAACCGCATCGCCGGCTACGTCACCCGGAAGATGAACAACCCCGTCGAAGCCTGA
- a CDS encoding Mrp/NBP35 family ATP-binding protein codes for MNTDDVRERLRTVEDPDLGADIVSLGLVNSIDVTDDAVRIDLALGAPYSPTETGIANEVREALADVDREIDLSASIDRGVPEAEDPLPKVKNVIAVASGKGGVGKSTVAVNLAAGLSRLGARVGLFDADVYGPNVPRMLDADEQPRATEDEEIIPVEKHGMKLMSMDFLVGKDDPVIFRGPMVDNVLTQLWDDVLWGELDYMVVDLPPGTGDTQLTMLQQVPVSGAVIVTTPEEVALDDARKGLRMFGRHETPVLGIVENMSSFVCPDCGGEHDIFGSGGGREFADETEMPFLGEIPLDPEVREGGATGEPLVLDEDSDVGESFRDIAARTANMQGIIHRKRRSDSQPAQPEQ; via the coding sequence ATGAATACAGACGACGTACGCGAGCGCCTGCGAACGGTCGAGGACCCGGACCTGGGAGCCGACATCGTGTCCCTCGGGCTGGTAAACAGCATCGACGTGACCGACGACGCGGTCCGCATCGACCTGGCGCTCGGTGCGCCGTACTCGCCGACGGAGACCGGCATCGCGAACGAGGTCCGCGAGGCGCTGGCCGACGTGGACCGGGAGATAGACCTCTCGGCGAGCATCGACCGCGGCGTCCCGGAAGCCGAGGACCCCCTGCCGAAAGTCAAGAACGTCATCGCGGTTGCCTCCGGCAAGGGCGGCGTCGGCAAGTCCACCGTCGCAGTGAACCTCGCCGCCGGGCTCTCGCGGCTCGGTGCCCGCGTCGGCCTGTTCGACGCCGACGTGTACGGACCGAACGTCCCGCGGATGCTCGACGCCGACGAACAGCCCCGCGCGACCGAGGACGAGGAAATAATCCCCGTCGAGAAACACGGGATGAAACTGATGAGCATGGACTTCCTGGTCGGCAAGGACGACCCCGTCATCTTCCGCGGGCCGATGGTCGACAACGTCCTCACCCAGCTGTGGGACGACGTGCTCTGGGGCGAACTCGACTACATGGTCGTGGACCTGCCGCCGGGGACCGGCGACACGCAGCTGACCATGCTCCAGCAGGTCCCCGTCTCCGGGGCCGTCATCGTCACGACGCCCGAAGAGGTCGCGCTCGACGACGCCCGCAAGGGACTCCGGATGTTCGGCCGCCACGAGACACCCGTGCTGGGCATCGTCGAGAACATGTCGTCGTTCGTCTGCCCGGACTGTGGCGGCGAGCACGACATCTTCGGCAGCGGCGGCGGCCGCGAGTTCGCCGACGAGACGGAGATGCCGTTCCTCGGCGAGATTCCGCTCGACCCCGAAGTCAGAGAAGGGGGCGCGACCGGGGAGCCGCTGGTCCTCGACGAGGACAGCGACGTCGGCGAGTCGTTCCGTGACATCGCCGCCCGCACCGCTAACATGCAGGGCATCATCCACCGGAAGCGCCGGAGCGACAGCCAGCCCGCCCAGCCCGAGCAGTAA
- a CDS encoding 30S ribosomal protein S13, with protein MSAEDPNAGEDADAEDEEDIRYFVRIGQTDLDGTKSVERALTELNGIGHRAARIIAQKADVDRRAVFGKLDDDVIERVVDHVENFADEVPEWMANHQKDYFSGETTHETGNDLQLTRRQDINRMKMIDSYRGVRHKRGQKVRGQRTKSTGRTEGTIGVNVEAIKEEQAEDAAAEDDE; from the coding sequence ATGAGTGCAGAAGACCCCAACGCGGGCGAGGACGCGGATGCCGAGGACGAGGAGGACATCCGCTATTTCGTCCGTATCGGACAGACAGACCTCGACGGGACGAAATCCGTCGAGCGAGCACTGACAGAACTGAACGGCATCGGCCACCGGGCCGCCCGAATCATCGCCCAGAAGGCGGACGTCGACCGGCGCGCGGTCTTCGGCAAGCTCGACGACGACGTCATCGAGCGCGTCGTCGACCACGTCGAGAACTTCGCCGACGAGGTGCCCGAGTGGATGGCCAACCACCAGAAGGACTACTTCTCCGGTGAGACCACCCACGAGACCGGCAACGACCTCCAGCTGACCCGCCGGCAGGATATCAACCGCATGAAGATGATAGACTCGTACCGCGGCGTCCGCCACAAGCGCGGACAGAAGGTCCGCGGCCAGCGCACCAAGTCCACCGGCCGTACCGAGGGGACCATCGGCGTCAACGTCGAGGCAATCAAGGAAGAACAGGCGGAAGACGCCGCCGCGGAGGATGACGAATAA
- a CDS encoding 30S ribosomal protein S4 — MALGSNTKFYETPNHPFQGERIADEANLIGRYGLKNKEELWRAQSELRGYRREARKLLGSAGEHETESEEFLARLKRYGILNEQDQLDDVLSLDVTDVLERRLQTVVYRKGYANTPEQARQFIVHGHIVLDDARVTRPGMTVETAVESSVGFDEHSSLSDELHPERAEAQE, encoded by the coding sequence ATGGCGCTCGGTTCCAACACGAAGTTCTACGAGACGCCGAACCACCCCTTCCAGGGCGAGCGAATCGCCGACGAGGCCAACCTCATCGGCCGCTACGGCCTGAAGAACAAGGAAGAGCTCTGGCGCGCACAGTCCGAGCTCCGTGGCTACCGACGCGAGGCCCGGAAACTGCTGGGCAGCGCCGGCGAACACGAGACCGAGTCCGAGGAGTTCCTCGCTCGGCTCAAGCGCTACGGCATCCTCAACGAGCAGGACCAGCTCGACGACGTGCTGTCGCTCGACGTGACCGACGTCCTGGAGCGTCGCCTGCAGACGGTCGTCTACCGCAAGGGCTACGCGAACACGCCCGAGCAGGCCCGACAGTTCATCGTCCACGGCCACATCGTGCTGGACGACGCTCGCGTCACCCGACCTGGCATGACCGTCGAGACCGCCGTCGAGAGCTCGGTCGGCTTCGACGAACACAGCTCGCTGTCGGACGAACTCCACCCTGAGCGCGCGGAGGCTCAAGAATGA
- a CDS encoding 30S ribosomal protein S11, giving the protein MSEETEDIWGIAHVHASFNNTIITITDQTGAETLAKSSGGTVVKQNRDEASPYAAMQMAEVVAEKALDRGVEGVDVRVRGPGGNLQTSPGPGAQATIRALARAGLEIGRIEDVTPTPHDGTRAPKNSGF; this is encoded by the coding sequence ATGAGCGAAGAAACCGAAGACATCTGGGGCATCGCCCACGTGCACGCATCGTTCAACAACACTATCATCACCATCACCGACCAGACCGGCGCGGAGACGCTCGCGAAGAGCTCCGGCGGGACGGTCGTCAAGCAGAACCGCGACGAGGCGTCGCCGTACGCGGCGATGCAGATGGCGGAGGTCGTCGCGGAGAAGGCCCTCGACCGCGGCGTCGAGGGCGTCGACGTTCGGGTCCGTGGCCCCGGTGGCAACCTCCAGACCTCGCCCGGTCCGGGTGCGCAGGCGACCATCCGCGCACTCGCCCGAGCGGGCCTGGAGATCGGTCGCATCGAGGACGTCACGCCGACCCCGCACGACGGCACTCGTGCACCCAAGAACTCCGGATTCTAA
- a CDS encoding DNA-directed RNA polymerase subunit D produces the protein MTQDYEVEFVERGEREARILVRGITPAFANGIRRAMVADVPTFSIDTVRVIENTSVMFNEQIGLRLGLVPLTTDLDDFEIGDEVTLSLSVDGPATAYSSDLVSSDPMVEAADDNIPIIDLKDGQRLEVEADAVLDTGREHAKHQGGVAVGYRHLQRVEVVGDLGEFEDDDPNILRGVIEEQAAEHAAGDATDGELVATDEFDNDLRNRYPGKDVEVSDVPNAFVFHVETDGSFTTEELVLRAVETLRDRATELKDAVQL, from the coding sequence ATGACACAGGACTACGAGGTTGAGTTCGTCGAACGCGGCGAGCGCGAGGCCCGCATCCTCGTGCGCGGCATCACGCCGGCGTTTGCCAACGGCATCCGGCGAGCGATGGTCGCGGACGTGCCGACGTTCAGTATCGACACCGTCCGCGTCATCGAGAACACCAGCGTGATGTTCAACGAGCAGATCGGCCTCCGACTGGGGCTGGTCCCGCTGACGACCGACCTCGACGACTTCGAGATTGGCGACGAGGTGACGCTGTCGCTGTCCGTCGACGGGCCGGCCACGGCCTATTCCAGCGACCTCGTCTCCTCGGACCCGATGGTCGAGGCGGCCGACGACAACATCCCGATTATCGACCTCAAGGACGGCCAGCGCCTCGAAGTCGAGGCCGACGCCGTCCTCGACACCGGTCGGGAACACGCCAAACACCAGGGCGGCGTGGCCGTCGGCTACCGACACCTCCAGCGGGTGGAGGTCGTCGGCGACCTCGGCGAGTTCGAGGACGACGACCCGAACATCCTGCGTGGCGTCATCGAAGAGCAGGCGGCCGAACACGCCGCCGGCGACGCCACCGACGGCGAACTAGTCGCCACAGACGAGTTCGACAACGACCTCCGGAACCGCTACCCCGGCAAGGACGTCGAGGTCTCGGACGTGCCCAACGCGTTCGTGTTCCACGTCGAGACGGACGGGTCGTTCACCACCGAGGAACTGGTCCTGCGCGCGGTCGAGACGCTGCGTGACCGCGCGACCGAACTGAAAGACGCAGTCCAGCTGTAA
- a CDS encoding 50S ribosomal protein L18e: protein MSKTNPRLSSLIADLKSAARSSGGAVWGDVAERLEKPRRTHAEVNLGRIERYAQEDETVVVPGKVLGSGVLQKDVTVAAVDFSGTAETKIDQVGEAVSLEQAIENNPEGSHVRVIR from the coding sequence ATGAGTAAGACGAACCCGAGACTCAGTAGTCTCATCGCCGACCTGAAGTCAGCCGCCCGCAGTTCGGGCGGTGCTGTCTGGGGCGACGTCGCCGAGCGCTTAGAGAAGCCACGGCGCACACACGCGGAAGTCAACCTCGGCCGTATCGAACGATACGCCCAGGAAGACGAGACCGTGGTCGTGCCCGGCAAGGTGCTCGGCTCCGGTGTCCTGCAGAAGGACGTCACCGTCGCCGCCGTCGACTTCTCCGGAACCGCCGAGACGAAGATCGACCAGGTTGGAGAGGCTGTATCACTCGAACAGGCAATCGAAAACAACCCAGAAGGCTCCCACGTCCGGGTGATCCGATGA
- a CDS encoding 50S ribosomal protein L13 — protein sequence MSVAEFDADVIVDARDCIMGRVASQVAERALDGETVAVVNAERAVITGREEQIMEKYEKRVDIGNDNGYFYPKRPDGIFKRTIRGMLPHKKQRGREAFENVRVYLGNPYDEDGEVLDGTSLDRLSNIKFVTLGEISETLGANKTW from the coding sequence ATGAGCGTCGCAGAGTTCGACGCGGACGTCATCGTGGACGCCCGCGACTGTATCATGGGCCGCGTCGCATCACAGGTCGCCGAACGGGCACTCGACGGCGAGACGGTCGCCGTCGTCAACGCCGAACGCGCCGTGATAACCGGCCGAGAGGAGCAGATAATGGAGAAGTACGAGAAACGCGTCGACATCGGGAACGACAACGGGTACTTCTACCCCAAGCGACCGGACGGCATCTTCAAGCGCACCATCCGTGGCATGCTGCCCCACAAGAAGCAGCGTGGCCGCGAGGCGTTCGAGAACGTCCGTGTCTACCTCGGCAACCCGTACGACGAGGACGGCGAGGTCCTCGACGGGACGTCGCTTGACCGACTGTCGAACATCAAGTTCGTCACGCTGGGCGAAATCAGCGAAACGCTTGGAGCGAACAAGACATGGTAA
- a CDS encoding 30S ribosomal protein S9 — MVTNTSGKKKTAVARATVREGEGRVRIDSQPVELVDPELAQLKMLEPFRIAEDDLRGEVDVEVSVEGGGVMGQADAARTAIARGLVDHTNDAELRDAFMEFDRSLLVNDVRQSEPKKWGGPGARARYQKSYR, encoded by the coding sequence ATGGTAACGAACACGTCTGGCAAGAAGAAGACCGCCGTCGCCCGCGCGACCGTACGCGAGGGCGAGGGCCGCGTGCGTATCGACTCGCAGCCGGTCGAACTCGTCGACCCCGAGCTGGCGCAGCTCAAGATGCTGGAACCGTTCCGCATCGCCGAGGACGACCTCCGCGGCGAGGTCGACGTCGAGGTGTCCGTCGAGGGAGGCGGCGTCATGGGGCAGGCAGACGCCGCCCGAACCGCCATCGCTCGCGGCCTCGTCGACCACACCAACGACGCCGAGCTCCGCGACGCGTTCATGGAGTTCGACCGCTCGCTGCTGGTCAACGACGTTCGCCAGTCCGAACCCAAGAAGTGGGGCGGCCCCGGTGCGCGGGCCCGCTACCAGAAATCGTACCGCTAA
- a CDS encoding DNA-directed RNA polymerase subunit N translates to MMVPVRCFTCGNVVGEHWEEFKARTREAEEPEDPEKVLDELGVERHCCRRMLVSHKDLVDIVSPYQ, encoded by the coding sequence ATGATGGTACCGGTCCGGTGTTTCACGTGCGGCAACGTCGTCGGCGAGCACTGGGAGGAGTTCAAGGCACGCACCCGCGAGGCCGAGGAACCCGAGGACCCGGAGAAGGTCCTCGACGAACTCGGCGTCGAGCGACACTGCTGTCGCCGGATGCTCGTCTCGCACAAGGACCTCGTCGACATCGTCTCCCCCTACCAATGA